Proteins found in one Candidatus Nanoarchaeia archaeon genomic segment:
- a CDS encoding radical SAM protein — protein sequence MNILFINPPLQNLIQAETPKFVTTDRGYNPPMGLIWLATCINAWTSHKALVLDTQVEGMSYEDVKRKVREINPDVVGMAALTFTLLDSLNLAKAIKEINPCIKIVFGGPHATMFPNETIRQPNVDIVVAGEGEKTFTELIENLHSDEKLRQVSGIYFKNKEGRVIVTPPKPFIQNLDELPMPDRTLTPYKKYYSVLSKANPLTTMVTSRGCPYLCTFCDRPQAGGKTFRARSAKLVVDEMESCKQLGINEILFYDDTWTLNRRRAKEICDEILSRKLEIIWDCRTRVDSVDEELLKLMKKAGCERINFGVESGTVKGLQTVKKGVTIPQIEKAFRLCKEVGMDRLGYFILGLPGETKEEMLETIRFAKKLKPSFCHFTVFTPFPETEVWRDLLSQGNTSVMEAWKKYAENPTTAFDPPTCGLYPKEELFKMCEHAYKSFYFRPRYIWQEVLKVRSVGEFTRKAAAGMKILLSPS from the coding sequence ATGAACATCCTCTTCATCAACCCACCATTGCAGAATCTGATCCAGGCAGAGACGCCAAAATTCGTCACCACAGACCGCGGCTACAATCCTCCGATGGGCCTTATCTGGCTCGCAACCTGCATCAATGCCTGGACTTCTCACAAAGCGTTAGTTCTTGACACTCAGGTTGAAGGGATGTCCTATGAGGATGTGAAAAGGAAAGTCAGGGAGATAAACCCAGACGTAGTAGGGATGGCTGCCTTAACCTTCACGCTTCTCGACTCCTTAAACCTTGCAAAAGCCATCAAGGAGATCAACCCCTGCATCAAGATTGTCTTTGGCGGCCCCCATGCAACCATGTTCCCAAATGAGACGATCCGCCAGCCGAACGTGGATATTGTTGTGGCAGGAGAGGGAGAGAAAACATTTACTGAGTTAATAGAGAATCTCCATAGCGATGAAAAGCTAAGGCAGGTCAGCGGGATCTATTTCAAAAACAAGGAAGGAAGGGTCATCGTGACTCCTCCCAAGCCATTCATCCAGAACTTGGACGAGCTTCCCATGCCTGACCGGACCCTCACCCCTTACAAAAAGTACTACTCAGTATTATCAAAAGCAAATCCCCTTACAACAATGGTCACCAGCAGGGGCTGTCCATACCTCTGCACATTCTGTGATCGCCCACAGGCAGGAGGAAAGACCTTTCGGGCAAGATCAGCGAAGCTTGTAGTAGATGAGATGGAGAGCTGCAAGCAGCTCGGCATCAATGAGATCCTTTTTTATGATGACACCTGGACATTGAACAGGAGAAGGGCAAAGGAGATATGCGATGAGATCCTCAGCAGAAAGCTGGAGATCATCTGGGACTGCAGGACAAGGGTTGATAGCGTTGATGAAGAGCTTCTCAAGCTGATGAAAAAAGCAGGCTGCGAGAGGATCAATTTTGGTGTTGAATCAGGAACAGTAAAAGGCCTGCAGACAGTAAAAAAAGGGGTAACAATTCCTCAGATAGAAAAAGCCTTTAGGCTCTGCAAGGAAGTAGGAATGGATCGCTTGGGCTATTTCATTCTTGGTCTGCCCGGAGAAACAAAAGAAGAGATGCTCGAAACGATCAGGTTTGCAAAAAAGCTTAAGCCTTCATTCTGCCACTTTACTGTTTTTACTCCCTTCCCTGAAACCGAAGTATGGCGCGATTTGCTTAGCCAGGGCAACACCTCAGTCATGGAAGCCTGGAAGAAATACGCAGAAAACCCAACAACTGCATTTGACCCTCCGACCTGCGGCCTCTACCCAAAAGAGGAGCTCTTCAAGATGTGCGAGCACGCCTACAAATCCTTCTACTTCAGGCCAAGATACATCTGGCAGGAGGTGCTTAAAGTGCGCTCTGTCGGAGAGTTCACAAGAAAGGCTGCTGCAGGCATGAAGATACTGCTTTCTCCAAGCTAA
- the ftsY gene encoding signal recognition particle-docking protein FtsY — protein MFKFLKDTLRKGISKVSEALGKKAEEPPKQVSVKAIPAKPASEMPVEAPINQGPAKPLHEQIAAKPVQQPRELPAKPAAQPKGIFQSLAEKVTTTTISDAKFDDLFWPLEEGMLESNVAVEVIEKIKGDLKGELIGVPLKRGDVQKIIETSFGKAVKDVLSIDSFSLIDKVKAKKPSVICFVGINGSGKTTSIAKIAHLLQQNGLSVVLSASDTFRAASIEQLQHHGDKLGIRVIKHTYKSDPAAVAFDAISHAKSRHIDAVLIDTAGRMHSNTNLMDELKKVVKVAKPDITLFVGESITGNDCIEQAKTFNEAIGIDAIILAKADIDEKGGAALSVSYVTQKPILYLGTGQEYDDLVQFKPEDIVRQLGLA, from the coding sequence ATGTTTAAGTTCCTTAAAGATACATTGAGGAAAGGGATTTCTAAGGTTTCTGAGGCGTTGGGCAAGAAAGCCGAGGAGCCTCCAAAGCAAGTTTCAGTAAAGGCCATCCCTGCAAAGCCAGCAAGCGAGATGCCAGTAGAAGCCCCAATCAATCAGGGGCCTGCCAAGCCACTCCATGAACAGATCGCTGCCAAGCCGGTGCAACAGCCTCGGGAGTTGCCAGCCAAGCCAGCAGCGCAGCCAAAAGGCATTTTTCAATCGCTGGCTGAGAAGGTTACGACAACCACAATCTCCGATGCAAAGTTTGATGATCTGTTTTGGCCTCTGGAGGAAGGGATGCTCGAGAGCAATGTTGCTGTCGAGGTGATCGAGAAGATCAAGGGAGACCTGAAAGGTGAACTTATAGGGGTCCCTCTCAAGAGAGGGGATGTCCAGAAGATTATTGAAACTTCTTTCGGAAAGGCTGTCAAGGATGTGCTTTCCATTGATTCCTTCTCCCTGATTGACAAGGTGAAGGCTAAGAAGCCCTCTGTGATATGTTTTGTCGGGATTAATGGCTCTGGAAAGACCACTTCAATTGCGAAGATCGCCCATCTGCTTCAGCAGAATGGCCTGTCTGTTGTCCTTTCTGCTTCTGATACCTTCAGGGCAGCTTCAATTGAGCAGCTTCAGCATCATGGCGACAAGCTTGGGATCCGCGTCATCAAGCATACGTATAAATCAGACCCCGCTGCTGTGGCTTTTGATGCAATCAGCCATGCAAAAAGCAGGCATATCGACGCTGTGCTGATTGATACTGCCGGGAGGATGCACAGCAACACCAATCTCATGGACGAGTTAAAGAAGGTTGTAAAGGTTGCAAAGCCGGATATTACTCTGTTTGTGGGTGAGAGCATAACAGGAAACGACTGCATTGAACAGGCAAAGACCTTCAATGAGGCGATTGGGATAGACGCTATCATTCTTGCAAAAGCAGATATTGACGAGAAAGGAGGAGCTGCGCTTTCTGTCTCGTATGTGACGCAGAAGCCGATTCTTTATTTGGGGACAGGACAGGAGTATGATGACCTTGTTCAGTTTAAGCCTGAGGATATTGTGAGGCAGCTGGGGTTGGCGTGA
- a CDS encoding DegT/DnrJ/EryC1/StrS family aminotransferase, with amino-acid sequence MNIPLCIPEIGEDDILAVTGVLSSRWLAHGQKNKEFEEHFAEYIGVKHAVTLNSCTSALFLACQELKGEIILPSFTFPASANAVVAAGAKPVFVDIDPKTLCINPDAVRKAISPKTTAIMPVHYAGQSANMGQIMETAEEHNLKVIEDSAECIGGTWKGKKTGSFGIGCFSFFPTKNITTGEGGMITTNDKEFAEKIAAMSAHGMHSKTIDREKMDKPWIRSSLYPGHNMRMSNMLAALGDSQLKKVDQFNGKRRQHAAYLNRQLENIPGLKVPFEHEHARHTYQMYVIQVEKGRDRIVNELRKRGVMASVHFDPPAHTQPAYKAYERLRLPVTESASKACITLPMFPGLQQEQLDFMVNAVKEVIQ; translated from the coding sequence ATGAACATCCCTCTGTGTATACCGGAAATCGGAGAAGACGACATTCTGGCAGTCACAGGAGTGCTTTCTTCACGATGGCTTGCCCATGGCCAGAAAAATAAGGAGTTTGAGGAGCATTTCGCAGAATATATTGGCGTGAAGCATGCAGTTACTCTCAACAGCTGCACATCTGCCCTTTTCCTGGCTTGCCAGGAGTTGAAAGGCGAGATCATTCTTCCAAGCTTCACATTTCCTGCCTCTGCCAATGCTGTAGTAGCTGCAGGAGCAAAGCCAGTGTTTGTGGATATTGATCCTAAAACGCTCTGCATCAATCCTGATGCAGTAAGAAAGGCGATCTCTCCAAAGACCACAGCAATCATGCCTGTCCATTACGCTGGACAATCTGCAAACATGGGCCAGATTATGGAGACTGCAGAGGAGCATAATCTTAAAGTTATTGAAGACAGCGCAGAATGCATTGGAGGCACATGGAAAGGGAAGAAAACTGGATCCTTCGGTATCGGGTGCTTCTCATTTTTCCCGACAAAGAACATTACAACAGGCGAAGGAGGCATGATTACAACCAACGATAAGGAGTTTGCAGAGAAGATTGCAGCAATGAGCGCTCATGGCATGCATTCAAAGACAATAGACAGGGAAAAGATGGACAAGCCATGGATTCGCTCCTCGCTGTATCCAGGCCACAATATGCGCATGTCAAATATGCTTGCTGCGTTGGGAGATTCCCAGCTGAAGAAAGTTGACCAGTTCAACGGGAAGAGGAGGCAGCACGCTGCATATCTGAACAGGCAGTTGGAGAATATCCCTGGGCTTAAGGTTCCCTTTGAGCATGAGCATGCAAGGCACACCTATCAGATGTATGTGATTCAGGTGGAAAAAGGCCGTGATAGGATCGTCAATGAGCTGCGAAAGAGAGGAGTGATGGCGTCCGTGCATTTTGATCCTCCTGCCCATACGCAGCCTGCATACAAAGCATATGAGAGACTCAGGCTTCCTGTGACAGAAAGTGCTTCAAAGGCATGCATCACCCTTCCTATGTTCCCAGGTTTGCAGCAAGAGCAGCTTGACTTTATGGTAAATGCTGTTAAGGAAGTGATACAATGA
- a CDS encoding histidine phosphatase family protein, whose product MILNIYLFRHGQTYFNRDHRFTGFKDSKLTPLGIKQARKIAKKLKSKKIDVAYYTHVSRSKDTLKEVLKYHKGVKKIKDDRMIERSYGSFEGLYHTTIIKKYGKKLFDKWHRSYNFPPPEGESVKQVEKRVNSFIKDLIKKMKKERINVAISAHGNSMRPFRRYFEKLTMKQMMKLENPWDDYFEYHVKT is encoded by the coding sequence ATGATCCTCAACATCTACCTCTTCAGGCACGGACAGACCTATTTCAACAGAGACCATAGGTTTACTGGATTCAAAGACTCCAAGCTGACCCCCTTAGGAATAAAACAGGCAAGAAAGATAGCAAAAAAGCTGAAATCAAAAAAGATCGATGTTGCCTATTATACTCATGTATCAAGAAGCAAAGACACACTAAAGGAAGTGCTCAAATACCACAAAGGAGTAAAAAAAATAAAGGATGACCGGATGATCGAGCGCTCATACGGCTCATTTGAAGGCCTCTATCACACAACAATAATAAAGAAATACGGAAAAAAGCTTTTTGACAAATGGCACCGCTCCTACAATTTCCCGCCTCCAGAGGGAGAAAGCGTGAAGCAGGTTGAAAAGAGAGTAAATTCATTCATAAAAGACTTAATAAAAAAGATGAAAAAAGAAAGGATCAATGTTGCAATCTCAGCCCATGGAAACTCCATGCGGCCATTTAGGAGGTATTTTGAAAAGCTTACGATGAAGCAGATGATGAAGCTTGAGAATCCCTGGGATGATTATTTTGAATACCATGTAAAAACGTGA
- the tnpA gene encoding IS200/IS605 family transposase: MNNMKRLSHKVTMNFWHFEWCTKYRYKMMQRLEIKNLVNAAIRKAAHEHGITFRVLGVLPEHVHALASLPNGMTDSRALALLKGRSSYLIFRNREHVALRYPKRHFWAPSSYSVTVGVNDLAACETYIKNQEAHHNVVFS, from the coding sequence ATGAACAACATGAAGCGGTTGAGCCACAAGGTGACGATGAACTTTTGGCACTTTGAGTGGTGCACGAAGTATCGCTACAAGATGATGCAGAGGCTGGAGATTAAAAATCTTGTGAATGCAGCAATCAGAAAAGCGGCACATGAACATGGAATCACGTTTCGTGTGCTTGGCGTACTTCCGGAACACGTTCATGCGCTTGCATCACTGCCCAACGGGATGACCGATTCACGGGCGCTTGCTTTGCTCAAAGGCCGTTCAAGCTACCTTATCTTTCGCAACCGTGAGCACGTTGCCTTGCGCTACCCCAAGAGGCATTTCTGGGCGCCGAGCAGTTATTCAGTGACGGTAGGGGTGAATGACCTTGCCGCATGCGAGACCTACATCAAGAATCAGGAAGCACACCACAACGTGGTGTTCAGCTAG
- the pfdA gene encoding prefoldin subunit alpha gives MGKKELEARFMQYQELGVEIKQVQQQIAIIENQAAELEGFVSDLDEFKSLQEAEILVPIINGVFAKARLPHANQLFVNVGSQIVVPKSIESTKDLLSEQRSSLMEFRERLVEVLHDKVHAAIAIEQELVQAKDNV, from the coding sequence ATGGGAAAGAAGGAACTTGAAGCAAGATTCATGCAGTATCAGGAATTGGGTGTAGAAATCAAACAGGTCCAGCAGCAGATAGCAATCATTGAGAATCAGGCAGCAGAGCTTGAAGGGTTTGTCTCGGATCTGGATGAATTCAAGTCGCTGCAGGAGGCAGAGATCCTTGTTCCGATTATCAACGGAGTGTTTGCAAAGGCACGCCTTCCTCACGCAAATCAACTCTTTGTCAATGTTGGGTCGCAGATTGTTGTGCCAAAAAGCATCGAGAGCACCAAGGATCTGCTGAGTGAGCAGCGAAGCAGCTTGATGGAGTTCCGCGAGCGCCTGGTGGAAGTGCTTCATGACAAGGTGCATGCTGCAATAGCCATTGAGCAAGAATTGGTGCAAGCGAAAGACAATGTTTAA
- a CDS encoding DEAD/DEAH box helicase, with protein MQLKDIQHKIPQALFSILKAEGIDELRPCQEKAIKAGLLEGKNLLICTPTASGKTLIAELAGLKVVLEQHRKMIYIVPLKALGSEKFREFKRKYSAVANVALSMGDFDSDDSYLASYDVIIATAEKLDSLLRHQAPWIEYVSLVVVDEVHLLNDPGRGPTLEILLTLLKERQGQILALSATIGNPQELADWLKAELVEDSWRPVKLKEGVYYNGKIRFKETE; from the coding sequence ATGCAGCTCAAGGACATCCAGCACAAAATACCTCAAGCCCTCTTCAGCATCCTTAAAGCAGAGGGTATAGACGAGCTGAGGCCTTGCCAGGAAAAGGCCATAAAAGCAGGCCTTCTCGAAGGGAAAAACCTCCTGATCTGCACTCCAACTGCATCAGGAAAGACTTTGATTGCTGAGCTTGCAGGGCTCAAAGTAGTGCTTGAGCAGCATAGAAAAATGATCTACATCGTTCCCCTGAAGGCATTAGGCAGCGAAAAGTTCAGGGAATTCAAGCGAAAATACAGCGCCGTGGCAAATGTGGCGCTCTCCATGGGAGACTTTGACTCTGATGATAGCTACCTTGCGAGTTATGATGTAATCATCGCCACTGCCGAGAAGCTTGACTCGCTGCTCAGGCATCAGGCTCCATGGATCGAATACGTCAGCCTTGTTGTTGTTGACGAAGTGCACCTTCTCAACGATCCAGGCAGGGGCCCAACCTTGGAGATTCTTCTGACGCTTCTCAAGGAAAGGCAGGGGCAGATACTGGCACTGTCAGCTACCATAGGCAACCCGCAGGAGCTGGCAGATTGGCTTAAGGCAGAATTGGTTGAAGACTCCTGGAGGCCGGTCAAATTAAAGGAAGGAGTGTACTATAATGGAAAGATCAGGTTTAAAGAAACGGAGTAA
- a CDS encoding glycosyltransferase family 2 protein, which yields MISVIIPVYNEEQAVEETVRHVKRVMDSTRKTYEIIAVNDGSTDRSLEILKRMSFVKIINNPYNLGYGASIKKALVAAEHEWILILDADGTYPIQDIPKLLLYTGYDMVVGARTKNPHIPLFRIPAKKILTALARFLTGKNIPDLNSGLRLFRKGIAMKFFNLFPQGFSFTTTLTIACLTNEYTVKFVPIRYFRRKGVSSVKPFRDFKNFCMLIIRLMTYFRPMRMFGLVSAVLIMGAGLVFAYSFFILHKLMDISVIVLIVAALQIFLFGALAELTIRK from the coding sequence ATGATAAGCGTCATCATACCTGTGTATAATGAAGAGCAGGCTGTAGAGGAAACTGTCCGCCATGTAAAGAGAGTGATGGACTCCACAAGAAAAACGTATGAGATTATTGCAGTAAACGATGGCTCCACAGACCGCTCATTAGAAATCCTGAAAAGAATGTCGTTTGTGAAGATAATCAATAATCCCTATAACCTCGGCTATGGCGCGTCGATCAAAAAGGCATTGGTGGCTGCTGAGCACGAATGGATCCTGATTCTTGATGCTGACGGAACCTATCCTATCCAGGATATTCCAAAGCTCCTTCTCTATACAGGATATGATATGGTTGTAGGAGCGAGAACAAAGAATCCCCATATCCCCTTGTTCAGGATCCCTGCAAAAAAAATCCTGACAGCATTAGCCAGATTCCTGACAGGAAAGAATATCCCGGATCTCAACTCAGGACTCCGGTTGTTCAGAAAAGGGATTGCAATGAAATTCTTCAACCTTTTCCCACAAGGGTTCTCATTTACGACAACATTAACAATCGCATGCCTCACCAATGAGTATACTGTAAAATTTGTCCCAATACGGTATTTCAGGAGGAAAGGGGTTTCTTCAGTAAAGCCATTCAGGGATTTCAAGAACTTTTGCATGCTCATTATCAGGCTTATGACCTATTTCAGGCCAATGAGGATGTTCGGTCTAGTCAGCGCGGTCTTGATCATGGGAGCGGGGCTTGTATTTGCCTATTCATTTTTTATACTCCATAAATTGATGGACATCAGCGTCATTGTATTGATAGTTGCTGCATTGCAGATTTTCCTCTTCGGAGCCTTGGCAGAGCTCACCATCAGAAAATGA
- a CDS encoding NAD-dependent epimerase/dehydratase family protein has protein sequence MKILVTGGAGFIGSHVCEALIARGDAVICVDNFNDYYNPKIKEKNIEGIKKDRNFTVYKKDITEKDALKGIFEKEAPEKVIHLAAMAGVRYSSQEPQVYAKVNGIGTINVLELCKDFKVKSVVFSSSSSVYGNSSLPFKEDQSTENQESIYAATKKSAELICSYYHKQYGLNIAILRLFTVYGPRGRPDMAIYGFTEKINKGVPIEIYGEGTKRDYTNVKDTVRAILLALDKELKFEIINVASGNPVELPAIIELLEKNIGKKAKIIRKPVQRGDVDNTWADITKAKLLLGYKPNVPIAEGIKEFVGWYKRSQGAMQ, from the coding sequence ATGAAAATCCTTGTGACAGGCGGAGCCGGCTTCATCGGCTCTCATGTATGCGAAGCCCTCATAGCAAGAGGCGATGCTGTCATCTGTGTTGACAATTTCAACGATTACTACAATCCTAAGATAAAGGAAAAGAACATTGAAGGGATAAAGAAGGATAGAAACTTCACAGTATACAAAAAAGATATCACCGAAAAAGACGCATTAAAAGGCATCTTTGAAAAAGAAGCACCTGAAAAAGTCATCCATCTTGCTGCCATGGCAGGAGTGAGATACTCCTCCCAGGAACCGCAGGTCTATGCCAAGGTAAACGGGATAGGGACAATCAACGTCCTTGAGCTTTGCAAGGATTTCAAAGTCAAGTCTGTAGTCTTTTCCTCATCGTCCTCTGTCTACGGCAACAGCTCATTGCCATTTAAAGAAGATCAATCAACTGAGAACCAAGAATCGATCTATGCTGCAACCAAGAAGTCTGCAGAGCTTATATGCAGCTATTACCATAAGCAGTATGGCTTGAACATTGCAATCCTAAGGCTCTTCACAGTCTACGGGCCAAGGGGAAGGCCTGACATGGCAATCTATGGATTCACAGAGAAAATCAACAAAGGAGTCCCAATCGAGATATACGGAGAGGGCACAAAGAGAGACTACACAAACGTAAAAGATACGGTGAGGGCAATCCTCCTCGCATTGGACAAAGAGCTCAAATTTGAGATCATCAATGTGGCAAGTGGGAATCCGGTGGAGCTTCCTGCAATCATTGAGCTGCTGGAAAAGAATATCGGAAAAAAGGCAAAAATTATCAGAAAGCCAGTTCAGAGAGGAGACGTGGACAACACCTGGGCTGACATAACGAAGGCAAAGCTGCTTCTTGGATACAAGCCGAATGTGCCGATAGCAGAAGGCATAAAAGAGTTTGTTGGGTGGTACAAAAGAAGCCAGGGAGCAATGCAATGA
- a CDS encoding acylphosphatase, with translation MAEKRYHLIISGRVQGVLFRYNSKLKADRLGIYGWVQNMKDGSVEIVCQGEAGKLREFIDWCGKGPFLAKVRGIKITEERVKKEFQSFSIRYAIVV, from the coding sequence ATGGCTGAAAAACGATACCACCTCATCATTTCAGGAAGAGTGCAGGGAGTGCTTTTTAGGTATAACTCAAAGCTGAAGGCTGACCGCTTAGGCATCTATGGCTGGGTGCAGAACATGAAGGACGGCTCTGTTGAAATCGTGTGCCAGGGAGAGGCTGGTAAGCTCCGTGAGTTTATTGATTGGTGCGGGAAAGGCCCGTTTTTAGCTAAAGTAAGGGGCATCAAGATAACAGAGGAAAGGGTTAAGAAGGAGTTTCAATCCTTCTCCATCCGATATGCGATAGTAGTATAA
- a CDS encoding segregation/condensation protein A translates to MPQKQHHETILDLLTEKDEVTWQSMIYDLVRTEQMDPWDIDVSKLTKVYIETLKKLQQINFRITGKVVLAAALLLKIKSSRLVGRDIEELDRLFSQAEQEEEDFFYEDLVDAVGEKPKQKESLFFKTPQPRQRKVSVYDLIEALEQALEVKRRRVLNTIIPKLLDLPEKKRDITLIILELYAKIKELYSRKKGDLLFSELLPSNKKEDKVLTFVPLLHLTNERKVDLEQKEAFGEIFVKVLH, encoded by the coding sequence ATGCCTCAAAAGCAGCATCATGAGACGATCCTTGATCTTTTGACAGAGAAGGACGAGGTTACGTGGCAGTCTATGATTTATGATCTTGTCAGGACAGAGCAGATGGATCCCTGGGATATTGATGTTTCGAAGCTGACCAAGGTATATATCGAGACCCTAAAAAAGCTGCAGCAGATTAATTTTAGGATAACCGGAAAGGTTGTTTTGGCTGCAGCCTTATTGCTGAAGATCAAGTCAAGCAGACTGGTCGGAAGGGATATCGAGGAGCTTGACCGCTTATTCAGCCAGGCAGAGCAGGAAGAGGAGGATTTCTTCTATGAAGACTTGGTGGACGCCGTAGGAGAGAAGCCGAAGCAGAAGGAATCCCTGTTCTTCAAAACCCCCCAGCCAAGGCAGAGAAAGGTCTCTGTCTATGACTTGATTGAGGCTTTGGAGCAGGCGCTTGAGGTTAAGAGAAGGAGGGTGCTGAACACGATTATTCCGAAGCTTCTCGATCTTCCTGAGAAGAAACGCGACATCACCCTTATCATCCTTGAACTCTATGCTAAGATTAAAGAACTCTATTCAAGAAAAAAGGGAGATCTGCTTTTTTCAGAGCTTCTTCCTTCGAACAAAAAGGAGGACAAGGTGCTTACCTTTGTTCCTCTCCTTCATCTTACTAATGAACGGAAGGTTGATTTGGAGCAGAAAGAGGCGTTTGGTGAGATTTTTGTGAAGGTGCTGCATTAG
- a CDS encoding GTPase, with protein sequence MANYWQVVKKAIGDADILLLVLDSRFIEETRNEEIEEKIRAAGKKLIYVMTKCDLAEQEYMEKIKHKLKPSVFVSSKEFLGTTILKEKILIEAKRMDSKERIKVGVLGYPNVGKSSLINALKGRKVAPTSITSGQTRGVQKINFGSRIAFLDTPGVIPYREKDKNKHALTGTIDFAKTKEPDLAVMHIMEQYPGKIERHYEVEVTEDKEQTLEQIALKKKVLLKAGEPDTVRMAVVILKEWQTGKIKT encoded by the coding sequence ATGGCAAACTATTGGCAAGTCGTCAAAAAAGCAATAGGGGACGCAGACATACTTTTGTTAGTCCTAGACTCAAGATTCATAGAAGAGACAAGAAACGAAGAGATAGAAGAGAAAATAAGAGCAGCTGGAAAAAAACTGATCTACGTAATGACAAAGTGCGACCTTGCAGAACAAGAATACATGGAAAAAATCAAGCACAAACTAAAACCCTCAGTGTTCGTCTCATCAAAAGAATTCTTGGGAACAACAATCCTCAAAGAAAAAATATTGATAGAAGCAAAAAGGATGGACAGCAAAGAAAGAATCAAAGTTGGAGTTTTAGGATATCCAAACGTAGGAAAATCATCACTGATAAACGCATTGAAAGGAAGAAAAGTAGCACCAACAAGCATCACAAGCGGGCAGACAAGAGGGGTACAAAAAATAAACTTCGGATCAAGAATAGCATTCCTGGACACGCCGGGAGTCATACCCTATCGAGAAAAAGACAAAAACAAACACGCACTTACTGGAACTATAGACTTCGCAAAAACAAAAGAACCAGACCTAGCAGTCATGCACATCATGGAACAATACCCCGGAAAAATAGAGAGACATTATGAAGTTGAAGTAACAGAAGACAAAGAACAAACACTAGAACAGATAGCGCTAAAGAAAAAAGTATTGCTAAAAGCAGGAGAGCCAGACACAGTACGCATGGCGGTAGTCATACTGAAAGAATGGCAGACAGGAAAAATAAAAACATAA